One window from the genome of Scyliorhinus torazame isolate Kashiwa2021f chromosome 3, sScyTor2.1, whole genome shotgun sequence encodes:
- the ccng2 gene encoding cyclin-G2, which yields MKLISYEQINPTRLFIEAILENDDCVSPKLRDAKVEDLRSLTRFFGCSTETFVLAVNLLDRFLSLMKVRPKHLPCLGIGVFHLAAKTIEEECNIPSAHDLLRISHCKFTVSDLKRMEKIVYEKLNGEFKAVTTLHFLHLYHALVHCHVTEGKEFLILDRLEAQLKACNCRFVFTRAKPSVLALSLLTLEVENLKSSDLFEIILRIQKHSKISHCDLAYWRELVSKCLADYSSPECCKPDNKKLVWIVSRRTARHLQNSYYSVPELPTIPEAGCFSETESEDSCEEMSCCEDGLSNTPQNDAEGEFFPQDLLHQSKWQNFCFQTQSPF from the exons ATGAAGCTCATAAGCTATGAACAGATAAATCCTACAAGACTATTCATTGAAGCAATCTTGGAG AATGATGATTGTGTTTCCCCAAAGTTAAGAGATGCCAAAGTGGAAGATCTCCGGAGTTTGACCAGATTCTTCGGCTGCAGTACTGAAACTTTTGTTTTAGCAGTTAACCTACTGGACAGATTTTTGTCATTGATGAAG GTGCGACCAAAACATCTGCCTTGTCTAGGAATAGGTGTCTTCCATCTAGCAGCAAAGACCATTGAAGAAGAATGCAATATCCCTTCTGCCCATGACCTACTCCGGATCAGCCACTGCAAGTTTACAGTGTCCGATCTCAAGCGGATGGAAAAGATTGTCTATGAAAAACTAAATGGAGAATTTAAGGCTGTCACCACCTTGCATTTTTTACACTTGTATCATGCCCTGGTGCACTGCCATGTAACTGAAGG GAAAGAATTTCTGATCCTTGACAGACTAGAAGCTCAACTAAAAGCCTGCAACTGCCGATTTGTGTTTACCAGAGCTAAA CCATCTGTATTGGCCTTGTCCCTTCTGACCCTTGAAGTTGAAAACCTGAAATCTAGTGACTTGTTTGAAATTATACTACGCATTCAAAAACATTCCAAA ATTAGCCATTGTGACTTGGCATATTGGCGTGAATTGGTATCAAAATGCCTGGCTGACTACTCGTCACCTGAATGTTGCAAACCTGATAATAAGAAGCTAGTGTGGATTGTTTCAAGGCGTACAGCCCGTCATTTGCAGAATAGTTACTACAGTGTTCCTGAACTACCAACTATCCCAGAAGCTGGCTGCTTCAGTGAAACTGAAAG TGAGGATTCATGTGAAGAAATGAGTTGTTGTGAAGATGGTTTGAGCAACACCCCACAGAATGACGCAGAAGGAGAATTCTTCCCTCAAGATCTCTTGCATCAATCCAAGTGGCAAAATTTCTGTTTCCAAACTCAATCCCCATTTTAG